The genomic segment GAACGCAATGGACCCGATTCCGTATGGCCGCGGAGCAACCCGTGAAACGTGTCGTGTTCGATCGGTTCGGCCCGCCGGCCGACGTGCTGCGCGTTCAGGACGACGTGCCGGCCCCGCAGTTGAAGTTCGGCGAGGTGCTGGTGCGGATGCTCGCCAGCCCGATCAACCCGTCCGACCTCATGTACATCGCCGGCCAATACGGCCTCAAGCCGGTGCTCCCCGCAACGCCGGGCTTCGAGGGCGTGGGAGTGGTCGAGGCCACGGGCGGCGGCCCCATCGGCTGGCTCCGCAAGGGGAAGCGGGTGGCGGTGATTAACGACCGAACCGGGACCTGGGCCGAGTACACGGTCACCAAGGCGCGCCAGGTGGTGCCGGTGCCGGACGACATGAGCGACGAGCTGGCGGCCACGTTCTTCGTGAACCCGGCAACGGCGCTCGCCATGACGCAGAACGTGCTGAAGGTTCCGCGCGGCGCGTGGCTCCTCCAGAGCGCGGCCGGCGGCGAACTCGGCAAGATGGTGATCCGCCTGGGCTACAAGCGCGCGTTCCGGACGATCAACGTGGTGCGCCGCCGCGAACAGATCGAAGAGCTGAAGAAGCTGGGAGCCGACCACGTCATCGTGGAATCCGATGGCCCCCTCCCCGAACAGGTGCGCAAGCTCGTTCCCGACGGCGTGCGGTACGCGATCGACCCCGTGGGCGGCGCCACGGGGTCGCAAATCATCGCGTCCCTGTCACACGGCGGGCGGTGCCTGCTCTACGGCTCGCTCTCGGACGAGCCGGTTTCGGTTCACCCGCGGTACTTCATCGGGAACGGCCTGCGCGTGGAAGGCTTCTGGCTCGGTGAGTGGGCGAAGAACCAGCGCATTCTGACCAT from the Frigoriglobus tundricola genome contains:
- a CDS encoding zinc-dependent alcohol dehydrogenase family protein, which codes for MKRVVFDRFGPPADVLRVQDDVPAPQLKFGEVLVRMLASPINPSDLMYIAGQYGLKPVLPATPGFEGVGVVEATGGGPIGWLRKGKRVAVINDRTGTWAEYTVTKARQVVPVPDDMSDELAATFFVNPATALAMTQNVLKVPRGAWLLQSAAGGELGKMVIRLGYKRAFRTINVVRRREQIEELKKLGADHVIVESDGPLPEQVRKLVPDGVRYAIDPVGGATGSQIIASLSHGGRCLLYGSLSDEPVSVHPRYFIGNGLRVEGFWLGEWAKNQRILTMLKLFRQVKALMREGVLQTHFSATYPIEDARKAVEHAAAPGKGGKVLLRIGVR